From the genome of Candidatus Amarolinea dominans, one region includes:
- the rplN gene encoding 50S ribosomal protein L14 → MIQQESRLVVADNTGAKEILCIRVKGGSTRRYASVGDIIVASVKQAAPNGSVKKGDVVRAVVVRTARGYGRSDGSHIKFDDNAAVIIDEAKNPKGTRIFGPVARELRERGFMKIVSLAPETL, encoded by the coding sequence ATGATTCAACAGGAAAGCCGGTTGGTTGTTGCAGACAATACAGGCGCCAAAGAAATCCTGTGCATTCGTGTCAAGGGTGGCTCCACGCGCCGCTATGCTTCGGTGGGTGACATTATTGTCGCCTCGGTCAAACAGGCTGCGCCCAATGGCTCGGTCAAGAAAGGCGATGTGGTACGCGCCGTGGTCGTGCGCACCGCACGCGGGTACGGCCGCTCTGACGGTTCACATATCAAATTCGATGATAATGCGGCGGTCATCATTGATGAAGCGAAGAACCCCAAGGGGACGCGCATCTTTGGCCCGGTGGCCCGTGAGCTGCGCGAGCGAGGCTTCATGAAGATCGTGTCCCTGGCTCCGGAAACGCTTTAA
- the rpsH gene encoding 30S ribosomal protein S8, whose translation MVNDPIADMLTRIRNALMARHRQVLIPSSKMKVAVARLLKEEGFIQHYDVTRDRPQPMLRIILKYDKNRKPVLSGLKRVSKPGCRVYTPYREIPWVLSGMGVAILTTPRGMMTDRQARRAHLGGEVLCYVW comes from the coding sequence ATGGTTAATGATCCGATTGCGGATATGTTGACACGCATTCGCAATGCGCTGATGGCTCGGCATCGCCAAGTGCTGATCCCCAGCTCGAAGATGAAAGTTGCGGTTGCCCGCCTTCTCAAGGAAGAGGGCTTCATTCAGCACTATGATGTGACGCGCGACCGCCCGCAGCCGATGCTGCGCATCATTCTGAAATATGACAAGAACCGCAAACCGGTACTCTCGGGCCTGAAGCGGGTGAGCAAGCCGGGCTGCCGTGTCTATACACCGTACCGCGAAATCCCGTGGGTGCTGAGTGGGATGGGTGTTGCCATCTTGACAACCCCGCGCGGCATGATGACTGACCGCCAGGCACGACGTGCCCATTTGGGCGGCGAAGTGTTGTGCTACGTTTGGTAG
- the rplP gene encoding 50S ribosomal protein L16, whose amino-acid sequence MLMPKRVKYRKMHRGHMRGTAGRGNQVAFGEYGMQALEPCWMTSRQIEAARRTIVRFIRRGGKLWIRVFPDKPVTKKPAETRMGSGKGPVDHWVAVVRPGLMLFELAGVTEEAAKEAFQLASFKLSIRTQIVSRAAESAAPEVAGEAMGAVATGAAA is encoded by the coding sequence ATGTTAATGCCGAAGCGTGTAAAGTATCGAAAAATGCACCGTGGCCATATGCGCGGGACGGCTGGCCGGGGCAACCAGGTTGCCTTTGGTGAGTACGGCATGCAGGCCCTTGAACCGTGCTGGATGACCAGCCGCCAGATCGAAGCGGCTCGTCGCACGATCGTGCGCTTCATTCGTCGCGGTGGTAAGTTGTGGATTCGTGTCTTCCCGGACAAACCGGTGACCAAGAAGCCTGCCGAGACCCGCATGGGTAGCGGTAAGGGTCCGGTAGATCACTGGGTGGCGGTTGTGCGTCCGGGACTGATGCTGTTCGAGTTGGCCGGTGTGACGGAAGAGGCGGCAAAAGAGGCTTTCCAGTTGGCATCCTTCAAGCTGTCTATCAGGACGCAGATCGTGTCGCGTGCCGCAGAGTCAGCCGCGCCGGAAGTGGCGGGCGAGGCGATGGGCGCCGTAGCGACGGGCGCCGCGGCGTAG
- a CDS encoding type Z 30S ribosomal protein S14, which produces MAKKSIVIKEAHRKYAVRVRNRCKMCGRPRAYMRRFGLCRICFRQEALVGRLPGVVKSSW; this is translated from the coding sequence GTGGCCAAAAAGTCAATTGTCATTAAGGAAGCACATCGTAAGTATGCTGTGCGCGTGCGCAATCGGTGTAAGATGTGCGGGCGCCCGCGTGCCTACATGCGCCGTTTTGGTCTGTGCCGTATCTGTTTTCGCCAAGAGGCTTTGGTGGGACGGTTGCCGGGCGTGGTGAAGTCAAGCTGGTAA
- the rplF gene encoding 50S ribosomal protein L6, whose amino-acid sequence MSRVGKLPIKLPNGVSVDIAPGNEVTVTGPRGTLSRQFSTTMAIDLTDGTLTVQRYAENRFQRSTHGLVRALLNNMVVGVSSGFKKDLDIIGVGYRAELQGKNLMLFVGYSHPVEFLPPAGVSFAVVPTPDKNSRVTVEGADKEVVGETAARIRRIRPPEPYKGKGIRYVNEVVRIKAGKAGKVGKGGK is encoded by the coding sequence ATGTCAAGAGTTGGTAAACTTCCCATTAAGTTGCCTAATGGCGTGTCGGTTGACATTGCCCCGGGCAATGAAGTGACAGTAACAGGGCCGCGTGGTACGCTGAGCAGGCAATTTTCAACCACTATGGCCATTGACCTGACCGATGGCACTCTGACGGTGCAGCGTTATGCCGAGAACCGCTTTCAGCGTTCAACCCACGGCTTGGTGCGCGCGCTGCTGAACAACATGGTGGTCGGTGTTTCGAGCGGTTTCAAGAAGGACCTGGACATTATTGGGGTTGGCTATCGGGCCGAATTGCAAGGCAAAAACCTGATGCTCTTTGTGGGTTACTCTCATCCCGTGGAGTTTCTGCCGCCGGCCGGTGTGTCGTTCGCCGTTGTCCCGACGCCTGATAAGAATTCACGGGTGACGGTGGAGGGCGCTGACAAAGAAGTGGTTGGCGAGACCGCCGCACGCATTCGTCGCATTCGGCCGCCGGAGCCTTATAAGGGCAAGGGTATCCGCTATGTGAATGAGGTCGTCCGCATCAAGGCAGGCAAGGCAGGCAAAGTTGGCAAGGGCGGCAAGTAA
- the rpsE gene encoding 30S ribosomal protein S5, whose translation MPEKKREREQRRPREEDREQLDERVVHIARTAKVVKGGRRFTFRAVVVVGDNNGKIGIGIGKAREVPDAIRKGTERAHKDMRPVFLAGRTIPHEVRVRFGAAEVMLKPASPGTGVVAGGGVRAVVEAAGIKDILTKSLGSSNMLNVVKATHAALNSLKDVEAEAARRGKPADSLLPFWRQKADAKQG comes from the coding sequence ATGCCTGAGAAGAAGAGAGAACGCGAACAGCGACGTCCTCGCGAAGAAGATCGCGAGCAATTAGACGAGCGCGTCGTACATATCGCCCGCACGGCCAAGGTAGTCAAGGGCGGTCGCCGGTTCACCTTCCGCGCTGTGGTGGTGGTGGGCGACAATAACGGCAAGATCGGCATCGGCATCGGCAAGGCACGCGAAGTGCCGGACGCCATTCGTAAGGGGACGGAACGTGCGCACAAAGACATGCGCCCTGTGTTCCTGGCGGGACGGACGATTCCGCACGAAGTACGCGTGCGCTTCGGCGCAGCCGAGGTGATGCTCAAGCCGGCGTCGCCGGGAACTGGCGTTGTGGCCGGTGGTGGGGTACGTGCCGTGGTGGAAGCCGCTGGCATCAAGGATATCCTGACCAAATCCCTGGGCAGCAGTAACATGCTGAACGTGGTGAAAGCGACCCATGCGGCGCTCAACTCGCTCAAGGATGTCGAGGCAGAAGCGGCACGCCGCGGTAAGCCTGCCGATAGCCTGCTGCCGTTCTGGAGGCAAAAGGCAGATGCCAAACAAGGATAA
- the rpmD gene encoding 50S ribosomal protein L30, whose protein sequence is MPNKDNSSGRLRVTYVKSSIGYEESQKRTVLALGLRRLGQTVFHADTPAIRGMIGKVPHLVRVEEVSA, encoded by the coding sequence ATGCCAAACAAGGATAATAGCAGCGGACGCTTGCGCGTGACCTACGTGAAAAGCTCCATTGGCTACGAAGAAAGTCAGAAGCGCACAGTCCTGGCATTGGGACTCCGCCGCCTGGGCCAGACTGTCTTCCATGCTGATACGCCCGCCATTCGGGGCATGATCGGCAAGGTTCCGCACCTGGTTCGCGTCGAAGAAGTCAGTGCTTGA
- the rplB gene encoding 50S ribosomal protein L2, which produces MGIKIYRPTSAGRRGMSVATFTELTPKTQPERSLLTGMRKRGGRNQQGRITVRHQGGGHKQRYRLIDFRRDKVGVPARVESIEYDPNRTARIAKLVYADGEKRYILAPLGVQVNDKLMSGPDAEVRSGNALPIANLPLGSVIHNIELQPGRGGQLVRSAGVSAQLLARDGDYAQVRLPSGEVRLISVQCMATLGQVGNTDHANINWGKAGRLRWRGHMPQVRGIAMDPSSHPHGGGEGRSPIGMPGPKTPWGKPALGYKTRRNKRTASMIVRRRSAGRLK; this is translated from the coding sequence ATGGGAATCAAGATCTATCGGCCCACCTCAGCGGGCCGGCGCGGCATGAGCGTTGCGACCTTCACGGAACTTACGCCGAAGACGCAGCCTGAGCGCTCACTGCTCACCGGTATGCGAAAGCGCGGTGGGCGAAACCAGCAGGGCCGGATAACGGTACGCCACCAGGGCGGTGGGCACAAGCAGCGCTACCGCTTGATTGACTTTCGGCGCGACAAGGTTGGCGTGCCCGCTCGTGTCGAGAGCATCGAGTATGACCCTAACCGGACGGCGCGTATTGCCAAACTGGTGTATGCCGATGGCGAGAAGCGCTATATCCTGGCGCCCCTGGGGGTGCAGGTTAATGACAAGCTGATGTCCGGGCCAGATGCCGAGGTGCGCAGTGGTAATGCCCTGCCGATCGCCAATCTTCCGCTCGGTTCTGTGATCCACAACATCGAGCTGCAGCCGGGCCGCGGCGGCCAATTGGTGCGCTCTGCGGGCGTATCGGCGCAGTTGCTGGCCAGAGACGGCGACTATGCCCAGGTGCGTTTGCCCTCCGGCGAGGTGCGTCTGATCAGCGTGCAGTGCATGGCGACGCTTGGCCAGGTTGGCAACACCGACCATGCCAACATCAATTGGGGCAAGGCTGGGCGCCTGCGCTGGCGTGGTCATATGCCGCAGGTGCGTGGTATCGCTATGGATCCCAGTTCTCACCCGCACGGTGGTGGTGAAGGCCGTTCGCCGATTGGTATGCCCGGGCCAAAGACGCCATGGGGCAAGCCGGCCCTCGGCTACAAGACGCGCAGGAACAAACGCACGGCCAGCATGATCGTGCGCCGGCGTAGCGCGGGTCGTCTGAAGTAA
- the rplV gene encoding 50S ribosomal protein L22, with amino-acid sequence MSDVVTVRATTKHVGLSAQKVRLVVDQVRGRRATEALAFLAVMPQAAAKPVAATIKSAMANAEENLGLDQENMVVSAIWADVGSTRKWRRFGARGRFKPLLRRSSHICVVLAEAENA; translated from the coding sequence ATGAGTGACGTCGTAACCGTGAGAGCGACCACCAAACATGTGGGTCTGTCGGCGCAAAAAGTACGCCTGGTAGTTGACCAGGTGCGTGGCCGTCGGGCGACTGAGGCCTTGGCCTTCTTGGCGGTGATGCCGCAAGCGGCAGCCAAGCCGGTGGCAGCCACGATCAAGTCTGCCATGGCCAACGCCGAGGAGAACCTGGGCTTGGACCAGGAAAACATGGTCGTGAGCGCCATTTGGGCCGACGTGGGTTCGACGCGCAAATGGCGACGTTTCGGCGCACGTGGCCGCTTCAAGCCGCTTCTGCGCCGCAGTTCTCATATCTGCGTGGTGTTGGCGGAAGCAGAGAACGCGTAA
- the rpsC gene encoding 30S ribosomal protein S3, whose product MGRKVHPIGFRLGIIRDHQTRWFASGQRYVQQLQEDRAIRQMVMKLITGAGISLLEIERFPNQVSLRVHTAKPGIIIGRKGANVNDLRTKLQTMTGKKVKIDIEEIERPELDAYLVSQSVAEQLEKRISYKRAMKQAVTRAMRLGAKGIMITCSGRLAGSEMARRDSVRDGQIPRHTLRANIDYSFSEALTTFGRIGIKVWIYKGEVLPGMARPSETKPVQTME is encoded by the coding sequence TTGGGTCGCAAGGTTCATCCAATAGGTTTTAGATTAGGGATCATTCGTGATCATCAGACCCGCTGGTTTGCATCGGGTCAGCGCTATGTGCAGCAACTACAAGAGGATCGCGCCATCCGCCAGATGGTGATGAAATTAATTACGGGCGCCGGCATCTCGTTGCTCGAAATCGAGCGCTTCCCGAACCAGGTGTCCTTGCGCGTGCATACGGCCAAGCCAGGCATCATTATCGGACGCAAGGGCGCCAATGTCAACGATCTGCGCACCAAGCTGCAGACTATGACCGGAAAGAAGGTCAAGATTGACATCGAGGAAATCGAGCGGCCGGAGTTGGACGCCTACCTGGTGAGCCAGAGCGTTGCCGAGCAACTGGAGAAGCGCATTTCGTACAAGCGTGCCATGAAGCAGGCGGTGACGCGTGCCATGCGGCTGGGCGCCAAGGGTATCATGATCACATGCAGCGGTCGTCTGGCCGGATCAGAAATGGCCCGTCGCGACTCGGTGCGTGACGGCCAGATTCCACGGCACACCCTGCGTGCGAACATTGACTACTCCTTTTCCGAAGCGTTGACGACTTTCGGCCGCATTGGAATCAAGGTTTGGATTTACAAGGGCGAAGTTCTGCCTGGCATGGCGCGCCCGAGTGAAACCAAGCCTGTGCAGACGATGGAGTAA
- the rpsQ gene encoding 30S ribosomal protein S17, translating into MREQRKILVGRVASNKMDKTVVVTVERVRRHALYGKVIKITRRFMAHDENNTCQIGDMVHILESQPLSRHKRWVVTEILNRSNQEVV; encoded by the coding sequence ATGCGTGAACAGCGTAAGATATTGGTTGGCCGCGTGGCCAGCAACAAGATGGACAAAACCGTGGTCGTGACGGTGGAACGTGTGCGCCGTCACGCGCTGTACGGCAAGGTCATCAAGATCACCCGGCGCTTCATGGCGCACGATGAGAATAACACCTGCCAGATAGGTGACATGGTGCATATCCTGGAATCTCAACCGCTGAGCCGCCACAAGCGTTGGGTGGTTACCGAGATTCTGAATCGCTCGAACCAGGAAGTGGTTTGA
- the rpsS gene encoding 30S ribosomal protein S19, producing the protein MSRSLKKGPFVDPKLLKKIEMMNRRGEKRVLKTWSRDSTIFPQFVGHTMAVHDGRRHVPIYVTENMVGHKLGEFAPTRFFRGHAAREKPTKVATKAPGGKQA; encoded by the coding sequence GTGTCACGTTCATTGAAAAAGGGACCGTTTGTAGACCCGAAGCTGCTGAAGAAGATCGAGATGATGAATCGCCGGGGTGAGAAGCGCGTGCTGAAGACCTGGTCACGCGACTCAACGATCTTCCCGCAGTTCGTGGGCCATACCATGGCCGTGCATGACGGCAGGCGCCATGTGCCGATTTACGTCACCGAGAATATGGTGGGCCACAAGCTGGGCGAGTTTGCGCCGACGCGCTTCTTCCGTGGTCATGCGGCCAGGGAAAAACCGACGAAGGTGGCAACGAAGGCGCCAGGAGGGAAGCAAGCATGA
- a CDS encoding 50S ribosomal protein L18: MARNDSATARTRRHARIRRHVVGTAQRPRLNVFRSLDHIYAQIIDDEQGRTLVSASTVDPAMRTRATGLNKVAQATLVGEIIAERALAAGIKQVVFDRGGYIYHGRVKALAEGSRAKGLDF; the protein is encoded by the coding sequence ATGGCAAGAAATGACAGTGCAACAGCACGCACGCGGCGGCATGCACGCATTCGCCGACATGTAGTGGGGACTGCGCAACGGCCCCGGCTGAATGTATTCCGCAGCCTGGATCACATCTATGCCCAGATCATTGATGATGAGCAAGGGCGCACCCTGGTCTCTGCTTCGACGGTTGACCCGGCGATGCGCACCCGGGCGACTGGACTGAACAAGGTGGCACAGGCGACGCTGGTTGGCGAGATCATTGCCGAGCGCGCACTGGCTGCCGGCATCAAACAGGTGGTGTTCGACCGGGGCGGCTACATTTATCATGGCCGTGTCAAGGCGTTGGCCGAAGGCTCGCGCGCCAAGGGTTTGGATTTCTAA
- the rplX gene encoding 50S ribosomal protein L24 has translation MKIRKGDTVEVIRGEHRGARGKVNTVLLGRDKLGHRDPNDVRVVVAGVNLIIKHQRRTGNVRTQVGRIEREAPIHVSNVMLVSPKSNEPVRVGSMVGADGRKVRREAGTDEAID, from the coding sequence ATGAAGATTAGAAAAGGCGACACGGTTGAAGTCATTCGAGGCGAACATCGCGGGGCGCGTGGCAAGGTCAATACGGTGCTGCTGGGCAGGGATAAGTTGGGGCACAGAGATCCAAATGATGTCCGCGTGGTAGTGGCAGGCGTCAACCTGATCATCAAACACCAACGGCGCACCGGCAATGTACGCACCCAGGTCGGCCGCATTGAGCGCGAGGCGCCAATTCACGTTTCCAATGTGATGCTCGTTTCGCCCAAGTCGAATGAGCCGGTACGCGTCGGCTCGATGGTGGGCGCCGATGGCCGTAAGGTGCGTCGCGAAGCGGGCACCGACGAAGCCATTGATTGA
- the rplO gene encoding 50S ribosomal protein L15, with protein sequence MQLHDLKPVVGAKQPRVRVGRGSGAGRGKTAGKGTKGQNARSGRSVAPYFEGGQLPLVRRLPHLPGFNNLWRIEFKPVNLDRLTVFEAGSIVSPETLAEAGIIKPADKRVAILGNGELDRPLTVKAHRISASARQKIEAAGGTVEALSVQTKHDRR encoded by the coding sequence ATGCAATTACATGATCTCAAGCCAGTAGTCGGCGCCAAGCAGCCGCGTGTGCGCGTGGGCCGCGGTAGCGGCGCTGGTCGGGGTAAGACGGCCGGTAAGGGCACCAAGGGTCAGAATGCGCGCAGCGGTCGCAGCGTAGCGCCGTACTTCGAAGGCGGTCAGTTGCCGCTGGTACGTCGCTTGCCTCACCTGCCCGGCTTCAATAACCTGTGGCGCATCGAGTTCAAGCCGGTCAACCTGGATCGCCTGACGGTGTTCGAGGCTGGCAGCATTGTGTCACCGGAGACGCTGGCCGAAGCTGGCATTATCAAGCCGGCTGACAAACGTGTGGCCATTCTGGGGAACGGTGAGCTTGATCGCCCGCTGACCGTGAAAGCCCATCGCATTTCGGCCAGTGCCCGCCAGAAGATCGAAGCGGCTGGTGGTACTGTGGAAGCGCTGTCGGTGCAGACCAAGCACGATCGGCGCTAA
- the rpmC gene encoding 50S ribosomal protein L29: MVSREIRTLTTDEVGVKLDASYQELFNLRFQMSTGQMKNTSRLTVVKRDIARLKTILRERELEAWYAAGSVA, encoded by the coding sequence ATGGTGTCAAGAGAAATTCGTACGCTGACAACCGATGAAGTTGGCGTCAAGCTGGATGCCTCCTATCAGGAGTTGTTCAATCTGCGCTTTCAGATGTCAACCGGCCAGATGAAGAACACCAGCCGCCTGACGGTGGTGAAGCGTGACATTGCCCGGTTGAAGACTATTCTGCGTGAGCGTGAATTGGAAGCCTGGTATGCTGCAGGGAGCGTGGCCTGA
- the rplE gene encoding 50S ribosomal protein L5, whose protein sequence is MNAQPKLKVRYHNDIIKAMREDFGYKNVNEVPRIEKIVVNIGMGEALQNAKALEAAAGDLATITGQKPVITKARRSIATFKLREGNAIGVKVTLRGTRMYEFMDRLCNIALARQRDFRGVSPDAFDGRGNYSLGLREQLIWPEIDYDKVDRVRGMEITVVTTAKTDDEGRRLLQLFGMPFRSQ, encoded by the coding sequence ATGAACGCACAACCAAAACTTAAGGTGCGCTATCACAATGACATTATCAAGGCCATGCGCGAGGATTTTGGCTACAAGAATGTCAATGAAGTGCCGCGGATCGAAAAGATCGTCGTGAATATCGGGATGGGCGAGGCACTACAAAATGCCAAGGCCCTGGAAGCGGCCGCGGGCGACCTGGCGACGATCACTGGACAGAAACCGGTGATCACCAAGGCCCGGCGCTCGATTGCGACGTTCAAACTGCGTGAGGGCAACGCGATTGGCGTGAAGGTGACGCTGCGTGGCACTCGCATGTACGAATTCATGGACAGACTGTGCAATATCGCGCTGGCGCGTCAGCGTGACTTTCGCGGTGTGTCACCCGACGCTTTCGATGGCCGTGGCAACTATAGCCTGGGACTGCGTGAGCAGCTGATCTGGCCGGAAATTGATTACGACAAGGTTGACCGTGTACGTGGGATGGAAATCACCGTCGTGACGACGGCCAAGACGGACGATGAGGGGCGCCGACTGTTGCAGTTGTTCGGTATGCCATTTCGCTCGCAGTAG